The following proteins are encoded in a genomic region of Terriglobia bacterium:
- a CDS encoding valine--tRNA ligase has product MAREIAKAYEPQQIEPRWAEAWVQEALFRADAAAPGPAFSIVIPPPNVTGSLHIGHMLDHTEIDILTRWHRMRGYNTLYLPGTDHAGISTQRVVVRQLAEQGVDYRKLGREEFEKRVWKWKEESGGTITGQMRQIGESCDWSREKFTLSPELSRVVREVFVRLYEEGLIYRAHYLINWCPSCLTALSDLETVHEERQGHLWHIRYPVIGTEEHIVVATTRPETMLGDTAVAVHPKDERYKHLVGKKILLPLMNREIPLIADEMVDREFGTGAVKITPAHDPNDFEAGRRHNLPEIDVMTDNGHMSAAAGPYAGLDRFAARKRVVEDLKALGLLEKITDHTHAIAHCERCKTVVEPRASTQWFCKMKPLAEPALAAVESGQIRMVPENRREEYFNWMRNIRDWCISRQLWWGHRIPAWHCAECKGVTVARETPAKCAKCGAEKLAQDPDVLDTWFSSALWPFSTLGWPEKTPDFQKYYPTTLLITGYDIIFFWVARMIMMGMHFTGQVPFRNVYFHSLVRTAEGAKMSKSKGTGLDPVALNQQYGTDAMRFCLASMAAPGTDIVLSDDRLLGARAFANKIWNAARFLFLNLDKFEQQGGAQMEELAAPQTRAGAPYPVAGSVPLADAWIFSRLAHTAAMIDDALANYRFHEAAQGVYQFFWGDFCDWYIEWVKPELTAADQARATVAWQNLFAAFEAALRLLHPFMPFLTEELWHQLPQRAGSKSIAMEPFPAAKKEWLNEPADEALALIQEIIGALRNVRAEMKLDPRKKIAADFSSGDAAVRELIARNREPILRLAILSDLRISAASLPTAGGTLRSTARFDVRVAFAEGLDAASEMAKLRKEKERLEKDIAGKQGRLADETFRSKAPEQIVRGLEATLAERRIEYEKVAQRLAELERGA; this is encoded by the coding sequence ATGGCGCGCGAAATCGCAAAGGCCTACGAACCACAACAGATCGAACCCCGCTGGGCGGAGGCCTGGGTGCAAGAAGCGCTGTTCCGCGCCGACGCCGCGGCCCCGGGCCCGGCCTTCTCCATCGTCATCCCGCCGCCCAACGTGACCGGATCGCTGCACATCGGCCACATGCTGGACCACACGGAGATCGACATCCTCACGCGCTGGCACCGCATGCGCGGGTACAACACGCTGTACCTGCCGGGCACGGACCATGCGGGCATCTCCACGCAGCGCGTCGTGGTGCGGCAGTTGGCCGAGCAGGGCGTGGATTACCGCAAGCTGGGGCGCGAGGAGTTCGAGAAGCGCGTGTGGAAGTGGAAGGAAGAGTCCGGGGGCACGATCACCGGACAGATGCGGCAGATCGGGGAGAGCTGCGACTGGTCGCGGGAGAAGTTCACACTGTCCCCGGAGTTGTCGCGGGTGGTGCGCGAAGTCTTCGTGCGGCTGTACGAAGAGGGGCTGATCTACCGCGCGCACTACCTGATCAACTGGTGCCCGAGCTGCCTGACGGCGCTGAGCGACCTGGAAACGGTGCACGAGGAGCGCCAGGGACATCTGTGGCACATCCGCTACCCGGTGATCGGGACGGAGGAGCACATCGTGGTGGCCACCACGCGGCCGGAAACCATGCTGGGAGACACGGCGGTAGCCGTGCATCCCAAAGACGAGCGCTACAAGCACTTGGTGGGGAAAAAGATCCTGCTGCCGCTGATGAACCGCGAGATTCCCCTGATCGCGGATGAAATGGTGGACCGGGAATTCGGCACGGGCGCGGTGAAAATCACCCCGGCGCACGACCCCAACGACTTCGAAGCCGGCCGGCGCCACAACCTGCCGGAAATCGATGTGATGACCGACAACGGACACATGAGCGCCGCCGCGGGGCCGTATGCCGGGCTGGACCGCTTTGCCGCGCGCAAGCGCGTGGTGGAGGACCTGAAGGCGCTGGGGCTGCTGGAAAAGATCACCGATCACACGCATGCCATCGCGCACTGCGAGCGCTGCAAGACGGTGGTGGAGCCGCGAGCCTCGACGCAGTGGTTCTGCAAGATGAAGCCGCTGGCGGAGCCGGCGTTGGCCGCCGTGGAGAGCGGCCAGATCCGCATGGTTCCGGAAAACCGGCGCGAGGAATATTTTAACTGGATGCGCAACATCCGCGACTGGTGCATCTCGCGGCAGTTGTGGTGGGGCCATCGCATCCCGGCGTGGCACTGCGCGGAATGCAAGGGCGTGACCGTGGCGCGGGAGACGCCGGCGAAGTGCGCGAAGTGCGGCGCGGAGAAGCTCGCGCAGGACCCCGACGTGCTGGACACCTGGTTCAGCTCGGCGCTGTGGCCGTTTTCGACGCTGGGCTGGCCGGAGAAGACGCCGGACTTCCAGAAATACTACCCCACGACCCTGCTGATCACCGGCTACGACATCATTTTCTTCTGGGTCGCGCGGATGATCATGATGGGCATGCATTTCACGGGACAAGTGCCCTTTCGCAACGTCTATTTTCATTCCCTGGTGCGCACGGCGGAAGGCGCAAAGATGTCCAAGTCCAAGGGCACCGGCCTGGATCCCGTGGCGCTCAACCAGCAGTACGGCACGGACGCGATGCGCTTCTGCCTGGCCTCCATGGCCGCGCCGGGGACGGATATCGTGCTCTCGGATGACCGCCTGCTCGGGGCTCGGGCTTTTGCCAACAAGATCTGGAACGCGGCGCGCTTCTTGTTTCTGAACCTGGACAAGTTCGAGCAGCAGGGCGGGGCGCAGATGGAAGAACTGGCCGCACCGCAAACGCGCGCCGGGGCGCCGTACCCCGTGGCCGGGAGCGTGCCGCTGGCCGATGCGTGGATCTTTTCGCGGCTGGCGCACACCGCGGCGATGATCGACGACGCGCTGGCCAACTACCGCTTCCACGAGGCCGCGCAGGGCGTGTACCAGTTTTTCTGGGGCGATTTCTGCGATTGGTACATTGAGTGGGTAAAGCCGGAGCTGACCGCTGCGGACCAGGCGCGCGCCACGGTGGCGTGGCAGAACCTGTTCGCGGCGTTCGAAGCGGCCCTGCGGCTGCTGCACCCGTTCATGCCCTTCCTGACCGAGGAGCTGTGGCACCAGTTGCCCCAGCGCGCGGGTTCCAAGTCCATCGCCATGGAGCCCTTCCCTGCCGCGAAAAAGGAATGGCTCAATGAGCCGGCCGACGAGGCCCTGGCGCTGATCCAGGAGATCATCGGGGCGTTGCGCAATGTCCGCGCGGAGATGAAGCTGGACCCCAGGAAGAAGATTGCGGCGGACTTTTCCAGCGGCGATGCGGCTGTCCGCGAACTTATCGCGCGCAATCGCGAGCCGATTCTGCGTTTGGCGATCCTTTCGGACCTGCGTATCTCGGCCGCGTCGCTGCCCACGGCGGGAGGCACGCTGCGTTCCACGGCGCGCTTTGATGTGCGCGTCGCGTTTGCCGAAGGCCTGG
- a CDS encoding cytochrome c, translating into MINRRTSSTALLVALLFSSSAIGAAQEKEKVIKKTPIQHTSPAKGEEMYTSYCAACHGKDGKGAGPAASALKVPPPDLTTLSQRHDGKYPSSHVATILRHGTEAPAHGTSDMPVWGPLFRSVSKSDDAIVMMRIANLNSYLESLQAK; encoded by the coding sequence ATGATCAATCGAAGGACGAGCAGCACTGCTCTGCTGGTGGCCCTGCTGTTTTCCAGTTCGGCTATCGGCGCAGCACAGGAAAAGGAAAAAGTAATCAAGAAAACCCCGATCCAACACACATCGCCGGCAAAGGGCGAAGAGATGTACACGTCCTATTGCGCGGCCTGCCATGGGAAGGACGGCAAGGGGGCTGGCCCAGCCGCTTCCGCATTGAAAGTCCCGCCGCCCGACTTGACCACGCTGTCCCAGCGGCACGACGGGAAATATCCGAGCAGCCACGTCGCCACCATATTGCGCCACGGAACCGAAGCGCCGGCGCATGGCACCAGCGACATGCCGGTGTGGGGCCCGCTGTTCCGGTCGGTCAGCAAATCCGATGACGCAATCGTAATGATGCGCATCGCGAATCTGAACTCGTATCTGGAGTCCTTGCAGGCCAAGTGA
- a CDS encoding response regulator, which produces MTKILVADDNSNIQKMVGLALKDQGIDVIAVGNGEAAVRKISELRPDLVLADVFMPVRNGYEVCEYVKTDTALTHIPVILLVGAFDPLDEQEAQRVGADGVLKKPFVPPEPLISMVKSALARAVTAAVATPQPAAPVPAPAAPAVPAAAPEELPDIFSLQPASVTVPEGSGAMAFGNLLETETPAVAEAALPAEEQHVWGNAPAASAVTEEVAEGAAPEWNWQSKSPEETADGLPPAGAKDWRDSELAIEQATTKEHAESPSAYAATGIEEEAAAVPEVSGHAWTEAAPAPEETLTPPWERATPASSPSSFFQEAEPATQIAAPASAWDTEAQKAGQFAKSWDSAQTETPAAAHEIETEAAAESEEAAAQHNFYAPEASTEELLLARQEEQPVAFSEEAPAQAVFCGAPAGEEPLPAAEEEAEVAGAEPEPAAMEFAGSPALSKLVSEAVPSIPVGASAAASAPDMDAMVAKVLEKMSPEVIQAVTREMVKPMIEAILRGELDKKK; this is translated from the coding sequence GTGACCAAGATTCTGGTTGCTGACGATAACAGCAACATTCAAAAGATGGTCGGCCTTGCTCTGAAAGACCAGGGCATTGACGTCATCGCTGTAGGCAATGGCGAAGCCGCGGTGCGCAAGATTTCCGAGTTGCGCCCGGACCTGGTGCTGGCCGACGTCTTCATGCCGGTGCGCAACGGCTATGAGGTGTGCGAGTACGTCAAGACCGACACTGCCCTGACGCACATTCCCGTGATTCTGCTGGTGGGCGCCTTCGATCCCCTGGATGAACAGGAAGCGCAGCGCGTGGGTGCTGACGGCGTCCTGAAGAAACCGTTTGTTCCGCCGGAACCGCTGATCTCCATGGTGAAGTCGGCACTGGCGCGCGCGGTAACCGCGGCGGTCGCAACCCCTCAGCCCGCAGCGCCGGTTCCGGCTCCCGCTGCGCCGGCGGTGCCCGCAGCCGCACCCGAAGAGCTTCCGGACATCTTTTCCCTGCAACCCGCTTCCGTAACCGTTCCGGAGGGATCGGGGGCGATGGCGTTTGGAAATCTGCTGGAAACGGAAACTCCTGCGGTGGCCGAAGCTGCGCTACCCGCAGAAGAACAGCACGTCTGGGGCAACGCGCCGGCGGCGAGTGCCGTGACCGAGGAAGTCGCCGAAGGAGCCGCGCCGGAATGGAACTGGCAGAGCAAGTCCCCCGAAGAGACTGCGGATGGACTTCCACCCGCGGGCGCGAAGGATTGGCGGGACAGCGAGCTAGCCATCGAACAGGCGACGACCAAGGAGCACGCGGAATCGCCCTCTGCCTACGCCGCAACCGGTATCGAAGAAGAAGCCGCCGCCGTACCCGAGGTTTCCGGCCACGCCTGGACAGAAGCAGCACCCGCGCCCGAGGAGACCCTGACTCCCCCGTGGGAGCGCGCCACTCCGGCAAGCAGCCCTTCGTCTTTTTTTCAGGAAGCAGAGCCGGCGACACAGATCGCCGCGCCAGCCAGCGCATGGGACACGGAAGCACAGAAGGCCGGACAGTTCGCGAAGTCCTGGGATTCGGCCCAGACAGAAACACCTGCCGCCGCGCATGAAATAGAAACCGAGGCGGCGGCCGAGAGCGAAGAAGCCGCAGCGCAGCACAACTTCTACGCGCCCGAGGCGTCCACCGAAGAACTCTTGCTGGCTCGCCAGGAAGAGCAGCCTGTTGCTTTCTCGGAAGAAGCGCCCGCGCAAGCGGTTTTCTGCGGCGCCCCGGCGGGAGAAGAACCACTTCCTGCGGCCGAGGAAGAAGCGGAAGTGGCAGGCGCGGAACCCGAGCCCGCGGCGATGGAATTCGCAGGCTCCCCCGCCCTTTCCAAGCTGGTGTCCGAAGCGGTGCCCAGTATTCCCGTCGGGGCGAGCGCGGCGGCATCCGCGCCGGATATGGACGCGATGGTGGCCAAGGTGCTGGAGAAAATGTCCCCCGAAGTGATTCAGGCCGTGACGCGGGAGATGGTGAAGCCGATGATCGAGGCCATCCTGCGCGGCGAACTCGACAAGAAGAAATAG
- the bamD gene encoding outer membrane protein assembly factor BamD produces the protein MRRGLLLLVAALLGLNLFVNAGTSYAQKRKHSKKTAPTTDSSAEPDKVLYNRAMDDIKHGRHEIGRLTLQTLINTYPDSEYLAKAKLGIADSFYKEGGTANMAQAIAGYKDFIVFFPFLPEASYAQLQVGMAHFRQMEKPDRDRTHARAAEDEFQTFLQKYANDPLAPAAEQRLREVQEMLAEGDFRIGNYYYLKQSYRAAAARLLTLTSRYPLYSRADRALWMLGVIFERGERKDIAANYYAKIVRNYPLSGLADDAKKKLTALDAPIPQPDPQALARMQQERSMERGHASVLHKATGIFRSGPDVRSAARVGKPNLEPESNSLAGIDILTPGGQNRVGGGAGTTAVVATVTPGSSGGSTATAGAESAPAAASTESAPGPEAAIPAATDTGTPANPEKTAGAPAENAAGNDTAATDPGSAPPAKVANPSGSSSEAGAGKTPVDKKKESTSKKKKGLRKIIPW, from the coding sequence TTGCGTCGTGGGTTACTGCTGCTGGTTGCTGCGCTGCTGGGCCTGAATTTGTTTGTCAACGCGGGCACCAGCTACGCGCAAAAGAGAAAGCACTCGAAGAAGACCGCGCCGACGACGGATAGCTCCGCTGAACCGGACAAGGTGCTCTACAACCGCGCCATGGACGACATCAAGCACGGGCGGCATGAGATCGGGCGGCTGACTCTGCAAACGCTGATCAACACCTACCCGGACAGCGAGTATCTGGCCAAGGCCAAGCTGGGTATTGCTGATTCCTTTTATAAGGAAGGCGGGACGGCCAACATGGCCCAGGCCATCGCCGGGTACAAGGATTTCATCGTGTTTTTCCCGTTCCTGCCGGAAGCCTCCTACGCGCAACTGCAGGTGGGCATGGCGCACTTCCGGCAGATGGAGAAGCCGGACCGCGACCGCACGCACGCCCGGGCCGCGGAAGACGAATTCCAGACGTTTTTGCAGAAATACGCAAACGATCCTCTGGCGCCGGCGGCCGAGCAGCGCCTGCGGGAAGTGCAGGAAATGCTGGCGGAGGGCGACTTCCGCATCGGCAATTACTACTATCTCAAGCAGTCCTACCGCGCGGCAGCCGCGCGGCTGCTCACGCTGACGAGCCGCTATCCCCTCTATAGCCGCGCGGACCGCGCGCTGTGGATGCTGGGAGTGATCTTCGAGCGCGGCGAACGCAAGGACATCGCCGCCAACTACTACGCCAAAATCGTACGCAATTATCCGCTCTCGGGCCTGGCGGATGATGCCAAGAAAAAACTGACGGCGCTGGATGCGCCCATCCCGCAGCCCGATCCGCAGGCCTTGGCACGCATGCAGCAGGAGCGCAGCATGGAGCGCGGGCATGCCAGCGTGCTGCACAAGGCCACCGGTATTTTTCGCTCCGGACCGGATGTGCGCAGCGCGGCGCGCGTGGGCAAGCCGAACCTGGAGCCGGAATCGAATTCGCTAGCGGGCATAGACATCCTCACGCCGGGCGGACAGAACCGCGTGGGTGGTGGCGCGGGAACCACCGCCGTAGTGGCCACGGTGACTCCGGGCTCCTCCGGCGGCAGCACCGCCACGGCGGGAGCGGAGTCCGCACCGGCGGCGGCAAGCACGGAAAGTGCCCCCGGGCCCGAAGCCGCTATCCCAGCGGCCACGGACACCGGAACCCCGGCGAACCCCGAGAAGACTGCGGGAGCGCCGGCGGAAAACGCCGCTGGGAATGACACTGCCGCCACTGATCCCGGGTCTGCGCCCCCGGCGAAGGTCGCGAATCCCTCCGGCTCATCCAGCGAGGCGGGCGCGGGAAAAACGCCTGTGGACAAAAAGAAAGAGTCCACCAGCAAGAAGAAAAAAGGTCTGCGAAAAATTATTCCCTGGTAA
- the rpe gene encoding ribulose-phosphate 3-epimerase, giving the protein MAAHSAVEIVPSILAADFSALGEAVRAVERVGAKLIHVDVMDGHFVPNISIGVPVVASLHKATQLPLDVHLMIEKPEQYIGAFAKAGAAWITVHQEATAHLNRTICQIREQGCRAGVAVNPATPVSTLAEILPDVDLVLVMSVNPGFGGQHFLPSATRKIAELRELRSRYTLNFVIEVDGGIAPETVPQVVQAGAEFLVAGTSVFHQQDPGKALQELQRLASDAFLQRA; this is encoded by the coding sequence ATGGCGGCACATTCTGCGGTAGAAATTGTACCTTCCATTCTGGCAGCGGATTTCTCGGCGCTCGGCGAGGCGGTGCGCGCCGTGGAGCGCGTCGGGGCCAAACTCATCCACGTGGATGTCATGGACGGGCACTTCGTGCCCAACATCTCCATCGGGGTACCGGTGGTGGCCTCCCTGCACAAAGCAACCCAACTCCCCCTGGACGTGCATCTCATGATTGAGAAACCCGAGCAGTACATCGGGGCGTTTGCGAAGGCTGGTGCCGCTTGGATCACGGTGCACCAGGAAGCGACGGCGCATCTGAACCGCACGATCTGCCAGATCCGCGAGCAGGGCTGCCGCGCGGGGGTGGCCGTCAATCCGGCGACCCCGGTGAGCACGCTGGCGGAGATTCTTCCGGACGTGGACCTGGTGCTGGTGATGTCGGTGAACCCGGGCTTCGGGGGGCAGCACTTTCTGCCTAGCGCGACGCGCAAAATCGCTGAACTGCGGGAACTGCGTTCACGCTATACTCTTAATTTCGTGATCGAGGTGGATGGGGGAATCGCGCCGGAGACCGTTCCGCAGGTGGTACAGGCGGGAGCGGAATTTCTGGTAGCGGGCACCTCGGTGTTTCACCAGCAGGATCCGGGCAAAGCGCTGCAGGAATTGCAGCGGCTGGCCTCGGATGCATTCCTGCAGCGGGCTTGA